The genomic segment gaatcactctatatggaaaagagtgttaccaatcgacttttgttaaagagtcgtttGTATGATCTCAGATTGCAAGAAGAGAAGCCGATGAAACcgcaccttgatgaattttactcgtagttatggatttgcaaaatattgatgtaaaagtggatgatgaggatttggctatTCTTTTGTTAGTTTCTCTACCGTcttcatataagcattttagggaAACCTTGTTATATGGAAGAGACGCTTTGAGTAGTGAGGATGTTAGAAAGGCTTTGACTCAAAAAgaccttattgattctcaatttgctcaaaaggagTCTAGAGTTTTCAATGGTGCTTTATTTGTTAAAGAGTCGAGTAGGAAAAAAAGGAGCATGACTTGTAACTTTTGTAAGAAGAAGAGCCACTTCAAGAAAAattgttggaaattaaaagCCAAACAATCAAATGAAAGCAAATCCGCAGGAGCTAGCTCCGCCGAAGCTAGCTATGTTGAAGATGAGATATATGATGTTGATGCTCTTGTCGGTACTAGTGAATATAAGGgtggtgattcttggattttggattcgggatgttctagacacataacttttaactctaggttcttctcaacttatcaaaaggttgatggaagaaaagtcactatgggcaatgaggctagttgtccgatagttggtattggagatgttaaaattatcatgtttgatggtgttgaaagaacattgaccggagtccttcatgttctaggtatgaataaaaacataatttcccttagtattctggataaagaaggttttaagtgcattggtgaaggtggagtgttgaaggttggcaagggtcctaatttgttcttgaaaggaTCCATTAATGATGGCTTGTATATGCTTTTGGGTTCAACCTTAATTAGTTCGGCTTGTGTGTCCACTACTTCAACCGAGCATGAAAATGAATTTGATACTTCTTTTAACGACAATTTGAGAATAATTTCAACATATTCCAATGAGTCCATGGGAtgtatggacttgattggtaattaaATTTCATACTCTTGTGAGCCCTTTGAGGGCATTTTTAGTGCATGTGCTATGTTTatgcacatgtgttgttttgttttgagtaTGATTTAGTGTAAGTTGTTATATTATGTTGgagtgaattagagaattccattgacttgggtgaactcaagtcaaggtggagattgttatgaatggtgtgacttgagtgcacatttggtgtgtgcattcatgtagtgactcttgggatggaatcccataagtttgtcatgaatgggtgtattaagttgagtcttgatgattgtgatttatgatggtgattaaaagtatggattgatgaggtaatgaagtatgagttattcataggagttatgggacttaatgaagaagtgcaaaggtttaactcttgatgctcctaggatgctgtttttgactcttcatatacttggggatgtttcattataatttattcatagttttaatgtacttaatgttacttagtgagatctctcctataaatagagagctctcattcacattgtaatCATTCACAAATACAccgcaagccaaacactagcctatatctcttctctattgtaattctcaaTATTTGaaagttctttgaactccttttgatagtATAAGAGaaactacacaccggaggacgtagccttagttgggtgaacctcgttaaatctttgtgtcgttttattgcattattttctcctacaaacatcgatattgttgatagcgtaatttgtttgtcacaaaacctcatacactcgatcttggcaatattggagtttgaaacacattgttcgaactctaatacatcgtcgttttatatatatatatatatatatatatatatatatatatatatatatatatatatatatatatatatatatatatatatatatatatatatatatatatatatatatatatatatatatatatatacataaatatatatatatatatatatatacataaatatatatatatatatatatacatatatatacatatatatatatatatatatatacatatatatatatatatatagatatatatatatatatatatatatatatatatatatatatatatatacatatatatatatatatatacatatatatatatatatatatatatatatatatatatatatatatatatatatatatatatatacatatatatatatatatatacatatatatatatatatacatatatatatatatatatacatatatatatatatatatacatatatatatatatatatatatatatatatatatatatatatatacatatatatatatatatacatatatatatatatatatacatatatatatatatatatatatatatatatatatatacatatatatatatatatatatatatatatatatatatatatatatatatatatacatatatatatatatatatatatacatatacatatatatatacatatatatatatatacatatatatatatatatatacatatatatatatacatatatatatatacatatatatatatatatatatatatatatatatatatatatatatatatatatatatatatatatatatatatatatatatatatatattgtttttcagCGGCGCATGTTTCACATGTAGGCCTTTTGCTTAAACATTGTGTATTATTATTTGGACCAAGTCTTGGTATACGCTATTTTAATTGTATTCTACTCTCCTATTTCATTTGTACCTTGTACTCCCCGCAGAATATGTGCTTATCAAGACCGGCGTTGGGCATGTACTCATACACTAGTAGCAGGGTTCCATTCTTGTGGAACCATCCTGATACTACATGATAAAAGATGGTCATAAATAAGGATATTTGGATTGTAATTCTACCTACGATCGTTGAGGGGGTAGAATCGAAATTGATAGAATCAGATCGTaggatcctacaaatatgcacTAATGTACTTtggattaatgattattaattatatttgttctctttttaagttttaaggtgtaagtaaaaacttattttacttcatctattaagtttttaaaagaatatctgataatcatttttaaactgcaaatcaagaaaaatttgaattttataaaagtattaatgtaattatttgaaatatatatttatacgtaaGTGAAATATGTATACATGAAAGTATTTTACGATTGAAACTATCCATGTAGGATTGGATCGTTGGATCGTAGGATCAtaaatcgtgttatgatcctaccatCTAAATACTTTAGCTAAGCAGAATCACAAAATTTTACCACATTAAAATCCTATCTATGATTCGGATTGTTCACCTATTTTTAAATCGTAATATCGTAAAATCGTAATCAAAATCAGAATTCTTTGATAAACTCATAACTCATAACAAAATGAAAAGCGACAAGAAAGCAATCGTAAACACCAAATAACTAATAGGAGTATGGCCTGGGGCAATAACTAAGTTTAACATCATACTTAAATCCCACATTCAAATTATACTCATATTTGTTTTGTAATGAAAGATGTAAACCAATAAAGTCAAATTACCCACCTAATATATATCCATGGTGTAAGAAGTTTTAAGGTCaaattataaacataattaagGTCACTGCCCAAAAATGGCAAGTGTCTCCATATTAATGAACCCCAAAAAAATATCACGACTCAAAATCTACAACAAACACAATATATAGATACGAGTACTTTGAAGATCCATTCTTTTTAtgtttagttttttaattttatttttatttttttcatttcattgaAATTTGCAAATTGATTTATAACAATACATCTTAAAATAAAGAGTTGCTTAGTAGTGTTGATGATTAGGTGGCAGCAATAGAGGAAGAAAGCAAAGAAGAACAGAAGatgtaattagttttttttttttttaatctacttGGTTGTCTAGTTTTATAATTACTTTTGTTAATCTACTTAGATGTATTATATTACAATTACTAAGCAGTTTTATTAATCTACTATATAAACAACCATTGCCAAGAGTTATATAGCTTTATAAGAGTTAAAATTATGTTActctattataattaataagaatatatatctttattaattctaattaatttttttatttattatttttatttattttatatcattaaatataataataacaaatatgtTATTTGTgtattaaaaaacaattatttatattgtttgtttcaaataaacgatacaaataatagttatttatATCGTTTGTTCTAAACAAACGATAGAAATAACTATTATAATGTGTGGATTAAGAAGTACAAATATCTggtttggtctgatttttctgtcaaaccagaccagaccggaccatgTGCAGCTCTACAAACAATATCTCATTTAACTATGTTATAAtgcatagattaagaataacaaaTTAAGAGCGACCGATAAATATTAAcccaaaagcaaatgagacatttgaaaagaaacgaaaggagtattaaaagaaagttagtggaaaaactATAGGAACtaaaaccaattaaaaaatatttttatgaagttagtgggaaacattTGAGGACCATAAGgtgtataaaatattaaaataaaggtaGTAGaagatacttcctccgttttgaaatactcgctatataatgtttttgacactatttatcgttcaagcttattttatatattgcggctaatgtgtaagaaaagatatagtcaagtgagatcttgtatAAATCGTATAATCgtatatttcataatattaagtttttataatttttagatgtgtataattcaatatacaAATGATCAAAGTAACacattagattgcgtaaaaagtcaactATAGCAAgtatcactacaaaaaaaatggAGCATTTCAACGGTTATACATATAGCTTTTAGACtgtttaatgtgtttaaattttttttttcaacgaTTCAAAAACTGTCTAAAAATCAAGTGTTACAAATGTTTTTCAATGCTTCAATGCCTTGAAAACTATTTGTATTATCCAcgtttttttgagtttttgacGCTTATTAGTGTAAAAAAGGTTAGGCTGTTCCCACTATTAAAGCCACTGCTTTTAACACTTTCAATAATCAAAAAAGTATAATTTGTATGCAAATGATATCGTTATATAGATGGTCCATCAAACACATAGCTATTAGTTTGCAACACTTTAAAGAAACAGATGAAAATGTCTTAATTTTCTCATTGTCTTGACCAAAATTAAGGAGTTTATTACATTATCAAATGATATCCATATATTCATTttacaaaataacaaaactatAAAGGCTTGAATCTTCTCAAATGTAGCTTCTATAGCTATTACACAAGCTTCCTACAAACGTTCAAAGATGTTGTCGTATGTCAACTCAAATCGAACTCCATCTCTTTCTCGATGCACAATGAAAAGAATATGATATCCTTCTATGATTTTGTAGTACCTGCATACATTTAAGTTCTTTATGATACAAACATAAATATGATCTCCAACAGCAGAGCAAAAAAAGCAGGTAGAAGGCACCACAACACCAACAGCTAACCCAAATCTGATGGCTAGAGGTCAAACCTGGTAGTTGGCAAGAACGCTCAAAACACTAAGGAACATAACTTTTGCAAGAAATTCTAAACTTTCAAATACATATACACCCAAAATCTCACAGATGTTCTGTCACATCTAAAGGCCAACTAAAAGCGCAACTATATTCTCAATTTCTCACCTCCAATAGTTTAagatcattatcattatcatcaaatAACACAatggattgcgtaaaaagtcaaatatagcaagtgcagtggaatggaggaagtacaTTCTTGCAACATAAATGTTCTCATAATGCAGATTAGCACTCAAATTAGAAGAAAGGTAAACTAGAAGACAAAACAATGTTCCAGCTTAGTATAGAGCAGCTGAAGTTGATCTGGCCTTACTACTACACAAGTCTTCCAATCATCATCTTATTATGCTTCCTCTACAAATGGTTTCTAACAGTCTTATCCTAGGAAACATTTACCTCCATCTCCTCCAAGGCTGCCTATAATTGGCAACTTCCATCAGCTCGGAACTTACCCTCATCGCTCTTTCCGATCACTCTGTGAAACATACGGGGATCTCATGATGATTTATCTAGGGAGTTCACCCACACTTATCGTGTCCTTCGTAGACTTACAAATAAAGCATGAAACTTAgataaaattaactaaaattatCTACCAAAATCCTAAATTGAAATCAAGTTTACCAAAAATCGCAGACTTACAAACACTCAACATAATTGAAATTGTTGAATAAATTGAAATCACATTTACCTAAAATTCAAGAAATTGAAGAAATTGTAGAGATGATCAGGTGATTCGAACTCACGCTTACCTACAAAAATTGAAGTCGCTGAAGAAATGTTATTGACTATATATTTCACGcgtagagaaaaaaaattaaaatacataaaattgtGTTTATAGACTACAGTgaagtaaaaaattaaaatacaaaaaattgcTGAAATTGATAGCAAATTGAAGAACTCGTTTACCTAAATTTGAACCAATTGCCGAAAAAAGTTATGGAGAAGATAAGGAAGTAATCGCtggtatttttgaatttttctcTACAATTACGTGAAGTAATCGCTGATAATAATGTGATGATCGGTGTTGATGGCACTTGACTGAGAAGAAATTAAGATCGAAGAGTAATTGTGCCAATATATCACTAGAGAAGATCGAAGATCGATTTGATCGATTTGCTATCACTGAAGAAATCGATGATGACTTTTATTATGAATGTTTGATTAATTTGCTATCACCGGAGAAAACTTGCTGGTTGACGTTTGAATTAACAATTAGGGACAAATATATCAATTTGCTATCAAGGGTAATTGTGCCAAAAGCATGTTTACTCACCCAAATTTTGTTGATATATATTTGTGAGGAATGATACGCTTGGTATAGAGAATTTATCAACTTTATTACGTGTGTTAAAAAAACTGTTTAAAAGATTCATTTCGATTTTCAACAGATTACATTGCGTGTAAATGCAAGCGTTGAAAAAGTCCATATTTTGTTGTAGTGTATAGTGAAATTGAGGAAGTATATGGGAACCATAAGcattactccctccaattcatagTTAATgcccatttgctttttgcacgtttgccaatgcactaattgaattcataatatttctaactagtataaaaactcgtacaatgcacgaatttattaatatgtagtatataaaaatataatttcaaagaATATTGCATGTATTATGgtgattaaatttattgaatacatgactttttaaaagcaaaagataaatactaatttttaaaattttttttaacaaatacattactttttcatttaattaaacatatcaaattctaggttaggcatatataatttctataataaattatatgtaTACTTTACGTAATATAGctctaacttttttttaaaaaaaaatcatattctaaattaggtaaatatcgTCATATAATCAACTATCATCCACTAAATAATTCCATTTATCAAGACTTACGAAGGAtgatatttgtcatttttttaatattttattgctATGTATGGTTGGggataattataaattataaaaaattgatattaataacttTCACATTGAaactaatcaaataaaattacacttgattatatttgaactttagattaagaataaaatataaattaatagggGGAGTGAAAAgtattcaaaaattaaataagacattaagtcaaaattaaaagaaaaattaaattaaattaaattaaaattataagaatgaataaggttatttctatgaaaaaaatttgtaatataaataaaaaaattttttataacaaaacaaatcaaataaaaaaaataacaaaacagaACTCATTTAAAGGAGTATATAATATCATTTTCTTGAACTTATAACTAGCAGATCTTGTACCAATAAACAAATCCATATCCCGCCATTTTCATCCATTGATTAAAAAACTGCACGAGTCTGTCACGCTGGTAATTTGAAACAGCTTCATTGGCTACAATCTTCTATAAATATCTTCAGAATAACCGTTTTTCTCATTTCATCTCTCTGAGTTTActtcattttctctctcctcgaaGCACACAACAATGGCGAAATTTCTCATCATCTTTTTCACATCAATATCCATCTCTTTCTGCATAATTTCCGCCATGGATGATTCTTTAAGCTCGTCTTCACCTTCACCCACTTCTCCTCCACCATTTCCTTTCTCCGCTTCGGAAACCGTATTTTCTCCTCATTTTATCACTCCTCTCTCCTCTATTTCTCAAATCCTTACAGAACTTGGATTCAGAGACCTTTCAATGGCTGCTCGcgcactttctctctcctcggAGTCTCACCTTCCATGGCTTGATCGTCCGATCACCGTCTTCGCACCTTCAGACTCTTCGCTGCGAACTTGTCCTTCGTGTTCGCCGCTTGTTCTTCTGCAAGAACACTCTGTTCCAGGTCTGTATCATTTCGATTATCTCACTAAACTCATTTTTGGCTCGAAAATTGAGACGATTTTCCCCGGTCGTTGCTTAATTGTCACTTCTACTTTCAATGGAACCAAAATCTTCGTCAATGGCGCCGAAATCACTCATCCGGATATCTACGTCGGTGAGCGCGTTATTATTCATGGCGTTCAAGGTTTTCTTTCTCATCTCTCGCCGTTTTCGTGCTCCATTGAAAAGATGACGTCACTTAATCTTCCTCATCCTTCTCCTTCAGCCGCGATGACTCGGATTATGCTCATTGACGCGATGATTCGACTCAAAACGAGTGGATACAGTATTCTCTCCCTTGCGATCAAAGTTAAGTTCCACGAACTCGTCAATCTTCATAATATGACGATATTCGCCGTAGATGACTCTGCTATCTTCCATGGCGGACAAGCCTATATTCACAGTGTGAGGTATCACATTATACCGAACAAACTCATCAATTTTTCTGACCTGGAAACTTTTCCATCCTCAACTGTATTTCCTACGCTTGAATCTGGCGAAACTCTCACAATTACAACACCAGGACGTAATCCTTTGTCTCCGATGAGGATCAATTACGTCAAAGTCATCCATCCGAATATTCTTCATAACTCTAAGGTGATCATTCACGGAGTTCCTTTTCCGTTTCCTCATCTCCGTCAGTCGATTCCAATCACTGAAAAGAAGTCAGGCTTTTATCCAATTACAACTGGTGAGTTTGGTTCAGAACCGAGAGAGTCAGGTGTTAATATTGTTCGTCAAACTTCTGCTGCTCCGATGGAATCAATGCCTGAGATGGATGATGCTCATCAAGGTCTTTGATTATCATCAGTTAATGATCTTCATAATCCTATAATTAGTCAATAATTTTGAAGTAATCTTGCTAATAGTATCAAATGATTTTCTTAATCTTGCTATTAGCTCCCATATTATAACCATCTTGTTTTAGCGTGAATGTGTGATGAGTACTGTAAGTTGTATCAGCTGGTTACAATTCAAGATAATGAACTACTATTTTGAGCTATTATCAGTTGTTATTTATCTATGCTTGATATCAATTAATTGTTATGGCGAATTGTATGTCAAAACAAGGGCAGATAATGCATGTAATCAGAACTAATTTGGAGGATGTAAAAAAGGTATAAACGGTTGATGCATGTCAGAGTCGTCTATTTTTCTAGCAGACGTACGTACGTGTTACTTTTCCCAACCAACAAAATCTTTTACTATTatcaatcaaaattttatatttaataaccgtaatttgtaaatcaccacacacagttaaaaaaatataattaaataaataaaattaaaaaaaataaattacaataacAAAACTCTTACCCTATTAAATCTTACGACATAGGGATGATTTGTTAATCTTATAAATGACCATTATTTACTATGACCTTCTCATCAAAGTATTTctaaaacaattttattttattaaaagtatatttaaaatatatagtatTTGCTTGGGAAGAAAATTTATCTTTCAATTAGAAacataatcatagtcatagtaatCGATTTAATATTCCGCACAAATTTAATTAGGGTCCGGAAGCAAAGATAGCGGGCATACCATAGTATCCCCTCCAAAGAATTGGCAAAGGGGAATGAGCGCAGTCAAATAAACTCGCAAATGGAGAGCCCTGTAAAGAGAGCGATGTGTAACACTAAGCCCGCCTAGGAATTGTTACCTGCAAATTACAGCTCAAGCTCAATTATTACTGAGCCATTagaaaaaccaaataaaaaaacaaaaaacatgttaacaaaaataattaaacaaattagaTTAGTAGCTAGGACAAAAAGAGGCAAGTGAAAAGAACAATCAATAGCCTAAAACCTGAGTTCACTGTTTCCAACTGTACTCACTAGTCAGGTCCTCGAGAGGTGCAGCTAACTCAAGTGAAGTTTGATTTGTTTCTCTCACCTCCTCTTAGGTCTAATACCTCGGATTCTTTTACCCTCTACAATGATGCTAGTTGTCCTTCACACGAGAGTGTTGACAATCTTTCTTTGCACATGTTCAAACAATATCAATTTTGTTAGAGTAGGTTAACAAATGCGGAAGCGTGGGCCTAAGGTGGCATGAAAGGTTAATGACCATGGTTTAAAGGTGCACTAATTAACCATGGTTATATGCAAGTATTAAGGTGATTTCAgcaataaaagtaaataaatcaTTAAGACCAAaatttaaggtggttcaccatTAATAAGGCTACATCCACCATCCTAGGCTAGTGTATcattatgtgtttaaaggatATAGGAGCTTGAGAGCTCATTACAATGTTGAAGGAATTACATCAATGGAGAGTGTATGTGTGAGCTATACATTTGAGTAGAGAATTAAGAGGAGAATGGTAAGGAGAATGGGAGGCTCAAGCTCTAAGCTTGGCTCTACACACTACAACAATAGCAATACAACTTATATAGGCAAGGGTAACAATATGGGACAGCAAGGGACATCAAGGGAGCAGTAGCAGAATCGAAAAAAGCAACCAGTAGCCTTCGCTTGACCTGGACTCGGTCGAGCCAGGGGTCGAGCTCCAGGTCGAGCAACATGTAGCAGCTTTCTGACCTTCCCTTTCTCTCTTTTATGCAAGCTCATGGTCTCCAATACTTCTTACACTTGCACTTAGGTTTGAATATATGCACTCCTAGCCTTCACATGACTAAGATACACTATCAATAGTACATAATTCCCATACACACAAATCATAAAGGTCCTTTACCATCTCAATAATATATGCTTACGGTctaataaatattttgttacTTCTAACCTTTAAGCCATGATTCTTCtgcattttaattttcatctaaCATATAACTAATTAATACAAGACTCAAGTCACACTTCTTTCAAAACATTTTATTCCTAATTCATTCCATCCTTGTGCGGCCGCAAATCCATATCAAGATTCACATCtttgtaagtttcttttttgttcaaaaatgttcttTATAAACCTAAATTTCGTCCCATACAACAATGCACAACTCAATTAAATTTACCTTTAGTTTGATTGGGAACTGCTTGTCACATTATACCCCGATGGTCGCACGCCACTTAAGCCATCCCGCTTGTATATGATGAGTAACATCTCCATCGATTTCCCCAATACTTTGAATAATCAACCCTTAATACTTATAGTCGTACAAGCAACAATATCTTCACCAATGGTCACCTTTAGGTCACCGTCTTTTTTCTATCCCATGTAAATTACATCTCAAATATTCTATCTTTGTAGGACTAATACGCAGCCCTTTATATTCTAAAATAGCACTCCACTCCTCTACTTTAGTATTAGCCTCCTGACTAGTTTTTAATTCTAGCACAATATCGTTAGTGAAAAACATACACCATCGCACTAGATCCCATATAGATTtgtaaattcaatatataatggCGGCGAAAGTGAAAAGGCTTAATGTCGATCAAAAGTGTTACGTCTTGTTTgggaaaatgaaatatttataaatgGTAAAACCAGACTAGATGAAATGATGACAGGcgaataagaaaatatttttaactgGTAAGACATAAGTGTTACCTCTCGGTTGGGAGCAACGTAAATAACAAAGCATAAAACTTTTTCCTTGAATATTTACCATAGGCGGTTCTAAAGCTGTGCAGGGTGACAACCGCATAGGGCCCTCAAACTTAAAGGGTGTCATATTAAAAAATGATATTGAAATAACATACTATGTGGTAGAGTAGCTAGTAAGAGTTTTAATTAACAAATCAATGGTCATATGTTCAAAACCTATCAATTACATTTTTCTATCATCTTTTATCTCTTTTCAAAACAAATCTTTAACTTCCaaatattttctctaacatcatttaatttttacacattcatcaaacataaattacagtaacttaatttataaaaataatcaaaaatttattttttaaatttttaacccTTCagacttttactttttttttaattattattcatcatcaatctattactattttttctcttttattttaacattagagatgaaagtttaatttttaacagcttaatttaagttatttctatataatcaatattaataaaataaataaattgtgttGAGCTTTTATTTAATTCTAGTACTTAAATTGgccttaattattataaaatgccttaattttagaaatttatgtaaaataaaatagagCATCAGAATTATTTATTCCGCCCCTGATATTTACAAttgattcatttttttctttgataaCATAGTAGCTCATTCCAGTTCTTAATTTGGCCTCGACGATTTGGTTTCGAATTTACCTTATCTTTATGTAGTTCAAGTTTTCGTTCCTTATAGTCTAATTATCATGTAGAAAATAATGTTTGTGATCTATCAAtaaagtcatcatcatcatcctcatcctcatcctcatcatcatcatcatcatcatcatcatcatcctacccagtgtatcctactcatagaaaaactatggaaaaggtctggggagggaaagacggcggcaactgATACCcgtaaaggagagcgcgaccaaaggagtcccccggctcgaaaAAGATAAGGAGACGTAGttacacgggaaagataaattaaatgcatataaataaaataaataagtagaacccgctacaaataaagaaaacaaaaaaaactaataatgaaGAAACGAGAGACGCAAGAGGGAAGGAAcatcaaaaggtaatctaagaggacatcagtagtcaGGCCCTctgagaggtttaa from the Amaranthus tricolor cultivar Red isolate AtriRed21 chromosome 12, ASM2621246v1, whole genome shotgun sequence genome contains:
- the LOC130828219 gene encoding fasciclin-like arabinogalactan protein 21 — protein: MAKFLIIFFTSISISFCIISAMDDSLSSSSPSPTSPPPFPFSASETVFSPHFITPLSSISQILTELGFRDLSMAARALSLSSESHLPWLDRPITVFAPSDSSLRTCPSCSPLVLLQEHSVPGLYHFDYLTKLIFGSKIETIFPGRCLIVTSTFNGTKIFVNGAEITHPDIYVGERVIIHGVQGFLSHLSPFSCSIEKMTSLNLPHPSPSAAMTRIMLIDAMIRLKTSGYSILSLAIKVKFHELVNLHNMTIFAVDDSAIFHGGQAYIHSVRYHIIPNKLINFSDLETFPSSTVFPTLESGETLTITTPGRNPLSPMRINYVKVIHPNILHNSKVIIHGVPFPFPHLRQSIPITEKKSGFYPITTGEFGSEPRESGVNIVRQTSAAPMESMPEMDDAHQGL